The following are encoded in a window of Phaseolus vulgaris cultivar G19833 chromosome 3, P. vulgaris v2.0, whole genome shotgun sequence genomic DNA:
- the LOC137839127 gene encoding uncharacterized protein: protein MDILKRLQINIPFTETLEQMPTYAKFMKELFTKKRKFNDQKIVELEAGCSAIIQKSLPQKSRDPGSFTLRDRYPSLGTIKTSEKRGAFAVKSHQPTRMTLQLVDRSIKYPHGIVEDLLVKVDNFLFPIDFVVMDIEEDVEVPLILGRPFMKTAKVIIDVDK from the exons ATGGATATTCTCAAAAGACTGCAAATTAACATTCCTTTTACTGAAACTTTAGAGCAGATGCCTACATATGCTAAATTCATGAAGGAATTatttacaaagaaaagaaagttcaatgaCCAGAAAATAGTTGAATTGGAAGCTGGATGCAGTGctataattcaaaaatcattACCACAGAAATCTAGAGATCCTGGGAGTTTCACTTTGCGA gatcgatatccgtccttagggacaattaaaACTTCTGAAAAACGTGGTGCatttgccgtaaaaagtcatcaaccAACAAGAATGACTTTGCAGTTGGTTGATAGATCAATCAAATATCCACATGGAATAGTTGAAGATTTGTTGGTAAAGGTGGATAACTTTCTCTTCCCAATAGATTTTGTTGTTATGGATATTGAAGAAGATGTTGAAGTACCTTTGATATTGGGAAGACCATTTATGAAAACTGCCAAAGTTATAATTGATGTAGACAAATGA